AATTTGAGATTGGATTCTTTTGATTTTGCCGGTGATTCCGTTTTATGCTCAGAGGTTCCGCTGTTCGAACCATTACTTTGAGCATTGCTGCTTGTATTACTGCTTGCATTGCTGCTTGAAGCAGCAGTGTTTCCAAACCCTGTCGTAGCCATACCAATTATTTTTTCTTTTGCTTTATCTGCTGCTCCACTCATGGAACCGCCCGATTGCCCCAGCGAAGACATTAGAGAATTCCGCTTTTTGGACATAATCATACTGGCTGCGACGCCCATCAGCACCCCACATAAAAATGACGAAGTATTCATATTTCCAGCCTCCTTGTATGGTAAAATCATGTTTAGTGTTCGCGGAAAGATTGCCGCTCATGCAACCTAATAAGAAGAAAGCGAGTTGAAAAAAGTGGGTAAAATGACATCAGTGCTCCTTCTGGCTACCTTACTGCTGACAGCCTGTGGCAACAGCGGTGCGAATGGAAAGACAGCCGAGGATACAAACACCACAAACAATACGCCTACGGCGGTAGCTACACAGAGCGCAGAAACTACAGCGCCTTCCCCTGAAGTTACAGCCAGCCTTACCCCTGAAGCGTCAGCAGATGGAGGAACTACAGGTAGTAATAATACAGCCAGTAAGGATGAAGACTCCGCTGAAATTCCACTGCTGTACCATATGAACAAAAATTACGACATCGTCCCAAATGAGGAAACTACAAATAAAAAAGTCGTGTTGCTCACTTTTGATGACGGTCCCAAAGATGCGGAAATGATTAATCCGTTAATGGATGTTCTGGACAAACATCAGGCCAAAGCGATCTTCTTCGTAAATGGATACCGCGTTAAAGCGCATCCCGAGCTTCTAGAGTTAATTCATAACCGCGGAGGAATTATCGGCAACCATAGCTGGGATCATATTGTGTTGAAGGACAAGTCTTACACTGAGGTCAAGAAGCAAATCGAAGACGTTCAAAATGCGGTCAAGGAGATTATTGGTGAAGCCCCTCAGTTTTTCCGTCCCCCACATGGTGCTGGCGGAGATGTAGGGAAGAAGATTTCCGCTGAGAATGGGATGTTGTATATGACCTGGTCCAATGGATCACTGGACTGGGAAATGAAAGAGAAAGAAACCGGAAAAACAGATAAGTTAATCAAAAATGTGACGGATCAATTGCATTCCGGCAGTAATATTCTGATGCATGAGCTACCATGGACAGTTGAAGCGTTGGATAAACTGCTTACTACTCTTGAAGGCAAGGGCTATAGCTTTGTAGATCCTCGCAGTATTGAGCTTAAGATGCGCTAATTCCTAATTAGGATAAATTAAAACAGGTAATCCCCTTGATGGAAAGGAGATTACCTGTTTTTTTGTCCACCCGTTCAAGCGGTACAAAGACAGCTTTCTAATGTTTCTCTTTTCGGAGTGTTAGCACGTGCATCTCAGCAGGACTTCCCCAGCGGATCGGCAAGTGAGAGGTTCCAAACCCTCTGCTAATCAGCAGCTTCGCATCCCTTCCTGTCCCATCTCTTCTGGGCCATTGAAACATTCCTGCATCATATTTATGATAGAAATTTTCCACATGCCTTTGACCCAAAAAAGGAAGAATGACCTGCCCTCCATGCGTGTGGCCTGCTAATATCAGATCCGCTGGCACACTTTGACGTTTGGACAACCAGAGCGGATCGTGAACAAGAATGATACGACAAGTGTTATTTAGTGAAGAAGCACGTGACGTTAATCCAGGTAATGGACGATAAGAAGTGTTACCACCCTTTTTCGGAAAATCCACTCCCGTTAACCAAAGAGAAGCTCCCTCACGTTCAATACGCACATTCTCATCCATTAACAGCTTAGCACCACTGCCCCGGATAATCTGATCAACTAGTGAAATATCAGCTCGATAATCATGATTTCCATGTACTACATAGGTAGGCGCAATAGAAGTCACTAAAGTCATATTATCAGTCAGTCGATCCAGAGGACTGTTTTTTTCTGTTAGATCACCACCTAATAAAACAGCACCCACCGTTCCCTTTAACGGAGTCAGCAGTGCTGTTGGAAGGCGGCGGCGATGGATGTCAGTTATAAATAAGAGACGAAACCCATCAAACTCATCTGGGAGCGACTTCAAAATTATTTCCTCGGTAATAATTCTGTTTCTAAAGGCGTTACTCACCATAATCACAGCAATGATTAGTGCAATCAAAAGCACAACCACAACCAATCCCCAAATCCAAAAAATCACCATAAAGTACTCAAAGGCGGCGCCCCTTCGATTCCCCACCAGAGGAGCGCTACCAGCAATATTACAAAGATGAAAATCAGAGAGTTAACAAACATTTTACTAAGCCGAACACGTTCTGATGAATACGTATCCGAACGTGATGGAACAGATTCTTCCTGCTCTTTGTTTCCAGCGTTAGATCCCTTCGCAGAAGCTGCCGGACGGCGCGCTTTCCTTGATAAAGTTGCCGTTGTTGTCCGGGAATGATTGCTCTTTCTAGGAGCCCCCTCCGATCGCGGATTCGTTTTTTTACTTTTGCCAGAAGTTTTGCCTTCGCCACTGCGCTTTTTCTGACGAGACTTCAACCGGCTCAATTCCTCACTCATGATTCCCTCCTGTAGCGGATCACCAAACCAGAGAAAAGGTCGATGAAGAAATGACATAGTATAGGTGCCCATAGGCTTCCTGATTGAATGTATATATATCCAAGACCATAGCTGCTTAAGAATACCCATCCGGTAGGTACAAAGTGGCGCAAATAGCGAACATGAATAAGAGCAAACAAAATACTCGTCCAATAAGGACCAATGGAATACTGAATGGCTCCTCTGAACAGAAGCTCTTCACAGATCGATACCATAGCTGCAATTACAACAATGTGCCATACGGGCCGATTTCGAAATAAAAGGTCGTTTATTCCCCCGTCATCCATGCTTTCTTCAGGTACAATATGAGTCAATAAATAATCAACTACCAGCATTACAGCAGCAAGTCCAAGACCCCATGCCACAAAATGTACGTTTTCTGGAAAAATTAATAGCTGAAAAGGATTTCTTTTCTGAAATAATATCCATATCAAACCGATAATTAATGTAAGCCCCTGAGTAATGTAGAGATTGAGGAGCAGAAGACGGTCTGTTAACTGACCTGGCTCTACTTTTTTTATCTTAATCTCGCCAAATTTGAATTTTTTCATCGTGACCTGCCTGTTCTTTAATTTTTTGGGGCAGCTCCGAAAGAGAAACCGTCCATAATGTTGCTATCAATACATAATACATAGGATAATTCCCCCAGAAAAAGGAGCACTTATTATGAGCCAACGTAACTCCCGTACACAAATGTTGTACACTCTATTTTTTTTGTTTTTCCTTATTTGCGCCTTCGCCGCATTTTTCACAGGCGTCAAGGTTGGCGCAGACAAAACGGAAGCTAAATATGAGCAACAAAAGAGCAGTAATGGATATGGATTAGAAGAATTCACGGGCTCTTACCAACAGAAGGATCTTGTTACTTTCTATCATAACGTATTTTTGCCTTATCGGGAATTCAAGCAGAATTGGAACACACAAGTGGACAAGTTGGCACGCAGTACAGATGCCCGTGTAAATGCAGCAGCTATGAAGAATCTTAGCCTTCTAGCAGATAAACAATATGAAAGAGTTAACCAGGACTCTATCTTTTCCGACTCTCCCTTATTACATCAATCACAGCTAAACATACTCAAAAGCTTAACTTTATTCTCAAAAGCTTCTGGTGAAATAAGTGCAAGTGCATCTGGTGCAGAGACGGCAAAATTGCTGAAAAATGATCCTTATACTGCCGGTGCGGTTAAATTCGGATTGCTCGCACAAAAGAACTTTTATGATTCTATGCTAAAGTGGGGCTCTAAGACAAACCAGAAAATCCCTTCTGTTGCTGGTGAGCTAAAGACCATGTCCTTTATCCAGTGGAAAAAAATGCCTCTTCTTCAAAAGAACGCATCCATCGCTGATATGATGTTAAATCGCGGAATTTTTGCAGCCTACGATCCTCAGGACATTACTGCAAAAATAGACGATTTGATACATTCTGGTACAGCCAGTTCATTGAATCTTACGGATGTTCAGTCCTCAGTAACCCTGCTTATTTCCACAGGTGCTATACAGGTAGAGGATTTTATGAAGTGGCGAGAGCAGTACTATAGCAAGGAGACGATTCCACAGCTCCCGTTTTTTTATGAATAGAACCAGTCATTGAATCATAACGAAAAATGAAGTTCACTTCAAGAAAGCCTACTTTCAAAGCCTATTGACACATCTACATTACCGTGTTACATTATGAAAAAATTAATCAATCAAAAACGATGATGGAACAAAGATTCTGGAAGTCTTCAGAGAGCCGGTGGTTGGTGCAAACCGGTGACAAACAGATGTCTTTAGCGCTCCTGAGATATTGTATCGAACCTTAAAGTAGGTGCAATCGGATCAACTCCGTTACCAGTGTGGCCTTTGCAGGCCAATGAGGCTGCTTCTTCCAAGTTGCAGTGAATTAGGGTGGTACCACGAAGATAACTCTCGTCCCTTACTACGGCAGTAGTATGGGGGTCGGGAGTTTTTTTAATTTCTAAATACCTAATCTATACTATCCTTTTGCCCAAAGTTACCGATTCCGCGGTACTTCTGCACGCAGCTTCTTTTATGCGACACCGCGTTGATCTACTATTATCGCATGTTTTTTCTCTACTAGTTCGTGAATCTTCAGGTATTGTGGATTGCCCAAAAAGGCGTCCTCGACATATAAAGCTTTTCAACTTTAAGGGGGATAAGAAACCATGTTTAAAGTATTAGTATCGGATCCAATCAGTGATTTGGGCATTCAGCAATTGATGGACGCAGAAGATGTAGTTGTTGACAAAAAAACAGGACTCAGCGAAGACGAACTCATTGCAATTATCGGTGAATACGATGGTCTCCTTGTCCGCAGTCAAACTACTGTAACAGACAAAATCATCGAAGCAGGAAAAAATCTAAAAGTAATTGGTCGTGCAGGTGTTGGTGTAGATAATATCAAACTGGATGCTGCAACAAAGCGTGGTATTGTTGTAATCAATGCTCCTGATGGAAATACAATTACGACTTGTGAGCATGCTTTCGCAATGATGATGGCTCTGGCCCGTCATATTCCACAAGCTTATGCAAAAACAATCGGTGGAACCTGGGATAGAAAAACATTCGTAGGTGTAGAGCTTCGTGGCAAAACTTTAGGTGTACTCGGAATGGGCAGAATCGGTAGCGAAGTGGCTAAACGTGCTAAAGCTTTCGGTATGGAAATTCTTGCTTTCGATCCTTTCCTAACAGCTGAACGTGCTGAAAAGATGGAAGTTAAATTGGCTTCCGTAGACGATGTTGTTCGCGGAGCAGACTTCATTACTGTGCACACTCCACTTACTCCGGAAACACGCCATATGATTTCTCGCCCACAATTCGAAGTGATGAAAAAGGGAATGCGCATCATCAACTGTGCACGTGGTGGTGTAATTGATGAAATGGCATTGGTAGAAGCTATAGATAGCGGTATTGTTGCTGGCGCTGCGTTCGACGTATTTGAGAAAGAGCCGCCGCAAGCAGATCATCCTTTCCTGTCTCATCCAAAAATCATCGTGACTCCTCACCTTGGCGCTTCTACGATTGAAGCTCAAGAAAATGTGGCGATCGATGTTTCGGAGCAAGTGTTGCATATTCTGCGCAATGAACCGTTCATTAACGCGGTCAACATTCCTCCAGTGGCTCCAAGTGTAATGAATAAGCTTCAACCTTACTTCACGCTTGGGGAAAAACTGGGCAGCTTTGTTACCCAAATTGCAGCTGCTGCTATCCGTGAAATCCATGTTGAATACGCTGGTGATCTTTCGGATGTAGATACCCAACCACTAACCCGCTACATTGTAAAAGGAGTGCTCTCCCGCCACTTTGCAGAGGACGTTAATATCGTAAACTCCATGCATTTAGCGAAAACACGTGACGTGAACGTAGTAATAACTAAAGCTTCTAAAACTAAAGGCTTTACCAATCTGATTACTGTTACTCTAAAAGCTGATCGTGACCAAGAGTATCTTGTTGCCGGCACCCTGCTGCAAGGTTATGGAGAACGGATTGTTCAAGTGAATAAGTT
This genomic stretch from Paenibacillus sp. FSL H7-0737 harbors:
- the serA gene encoding phosphoglycerate dehydrogenase yields the protein MFKVLVSDPISDLGIQQLMDAEDVVVDKKTGLSEDELIAIIGEYDGLLVRSQTTVTDKIIEAGKNLKVIGRAGVGVDNIKLDAATKRGIVVINAPDGNTITTCEHAFAMMMALARHIPQAYAKTIGGTWDRKTFVGVELRGKTLGVLGMGRIGSEVAKRAKAFGMEILAFDPFLTAERAEKMEVKLASVDDVVRGADFITVHTPLTPETRHMISRPQFEVMKKGMRIINCARGGVIDEMALVEAIDSGIVAGAAFDVFEKEPPQADHPFLSHPKIIVTPHLGASTIEAQENVAIDVSEQVLHILRNEPFINAVNIPPVAPSVMNKLQPYFTLGEKLGSFVTQIAAAAIREIHVEYAGDLSDVDTQPLTRYIVKGVLSRHFAEDVNIVNSMHLAKTRDVNVVITKASKTKGFTNLITVTLKADRDQEYLVAGTLLQGYGERIVQVNKFPVDIAPEGHQIFVSHNDKVGIIGLVGTLLGENDVNIASMQVGRKIVGGAAIMLLTVDKAVPKHVLVKLAGLPEINTAEEIILL
- a CDS encoding polysaccharide deacetylase family protein — protein: MKKVGKMTSVLLLATLLLTACGNSGANGKTAEDTNTTNNTPTAVATQSAETTAPSPEVTASLTPEASADGGTTGSNNTASKDEDSAEIPLLYHMNKNYDIVPNEETTNKKVVLLTFDDGPKDAEMINPLMDVLDKHQAKAIFFVNGYRVKAHPELLELIHNRGGIIGNHSWDHIVLKDKSYTEVKKQIEDVQNAVKEIIGEAPQFFRPPHGAGGDVGKKISAENGMLYMTWSNGSLDWEMKEKETGKTDKLIKNVTDQLHSGSNILMHELPWTVEALDKLLTTLEGKGYSFVDPRSIELKMR
- a CDS encoding CPBP family intramembrane glutamic endopeptidase gives rise to the protein MKKFKFGEIKIKKVEPGQLTDRLLLLNLYITQGLTLIIGLIWILFQKRNPFQLLIFPENVHFVAWGLGLAAVMLVVDYLLTHIVPEESMDDGGINDLLFRNRPVWHIVVIAAMVSICEELLFRGAIQYSIGPYWTSILFALIHVRYLRHFVPTGWVFLSSYGLGYIYIQSGSLWAPILCHFFIDLFSGLVIRYRRES
- a CDS encoding metallophosphoesterase; translated protein: MVIFWIWGLVVVVLLIALIIAVIMVSNAFRNRIITEEIILKSLPDEFDGFRLLFITDIHRRRLPTALLTPLKGTVGAVLLGGDLTEKNSPLDRLTDNMTLVTSIAPTYVVHGNHDYRADISLVDQIIRGSGAKLLMDENVRIEREGASLWLTGVDFPKKGGNTSYRPLPGLTSRASSLNNTCRIILVHDPLWLSKRQSVPADLILAGHTHGGQVILPFLGQRHVENFYHKYDAGMFQWPRRDGTGRDAKLLISRGFGTSHLPIRWGSPAEMHVLTLRKEKH